In Hyphomicrobium denitrificans 1NES1, the genomic stretch GTTGCCGCCACTGCGCCCGCCGCTGTCGTTCCGCCGCTGGCTGCGACCGAGAAGGGATCGGATATCCCAGCATACGGTCAGTCCTTGTCGACGCAGCCGACGATCATCAACGGCGAGCATCGCGTTGCGTCTCTGACGGACAAGGCCAGCGATGCGACTCCGGCGCCCCCGCCTGCCGCCGCAACGCCGCCCGTCGCTTCGGCGGAAACTCCGGCGAGCACACAGCCCACCGCGGTTAAGCCGGAACAACCGAAGCCCGAGCAGAAAGTCGCGTTGGCAGCTCCAGCGGCAGCATCGGCAATCGCCGACAGCGTGAAGCTCCGATGGCCGACGACCGGGCGCATCATCGCCGGGTTCGGCGGGCGTCCCGATGGTACGCATAACGACGGCATCAATCTCGCCGTGCCGCTCGGCACCGAGGTCCACGCCGCAGAGTCAGGCGTCGTCGCGTATGCCGGCAACGAGCTCAAGGGCTACGGCAATCTCGTCCTGCTGCGTCACGACAACGGTTGGGTGACGGCCTACGCGCACAACGACGAGCTGCTTGTGAAGCGCGGCGATAAGGTGAAACGCGGTCAGGTCATCGCGAAAGCGGGCAAAACAGGGTCCGTCGACCAGCCGCAGGTGCATTTCGAATTGCGTCAGGGATCGAGGCCGGTGGATCCGACACCCTATCTCGAGAAGCTTTGACGCTATTGTCCTGGCGCGGGGGTTAAGCGCTGGCACTGAGGGAAACGAGGAGCCGGGTCATACGATCCGGCTCTTTTACTTGCACTCGGATTTTTGTTTTGCGCTTGGCGACTCCGCTTCGCGGAGCCGGCCGCCAAGCGAGGGAGGCAAACGCGGAAATTTTTAGACCTTGTCTATTGGCGTCTTCAGGCGGCCCGCGAGATCCTGCACGTATTGCCAGGCGACGCGGCCCGATCGCCCGCCGCGCGTCGTCGACCATTCGAGCGCGTCGCGTTCAAGTTCCTTGTCGTCGATCTTCAGCTCGAAATGTTCGACATAGGTGCGGACCATTGCCAGATAGTCGTCCTGGCTGGCGTTGTGAAATCCAAGCCAGAGACCAAAGCGGTCCGACAGCGAGACTTTCTCCTCTGTCGCTTCGCCTGGGTTGATTGCCGTCGCTCGCTCATTGTCGATCATGTCGCGCGGCATCAGATGCCGCCGGTTCGATGTTGCGTAGAAAAGGACGTTTCTTGGCCGCCCCTCGATGCCGCCCTCGAGGACGGCCTTCAAGGATTTATAGCTCGTATCGTCGTGGTCGAACGAAAGGTCGTCGCAGAATACGATGAAGCGATAGGGTGCGGCCTTGAGGAATGAAAGGCACCGCGGCAGCGAGTTGATATCCTCGCGCTGAATCTCGACAAGTTTCAGTCCGCCGGAGCAGCTCAATGCGTCGGCATGCGTGGCTTTGACCAGGCTCGATTTGCCCATGCCGCGAGCCCCCCAGAGCAGGGCATTGTTGGCCGGAAGGCCGGCCGCGAACCGGCGGGTATTGTCGAGCAGGATGCCGGCCGTGTGATCGATCCCCTTGAGCAGGCACAGCGGCACGCGGCTTACCTCGGGAACCGGTTCGAAGCGGCCGCTCTCGGCGTGCCAGACGAAAGCGTCGGCGGCTCCGAAATCGGGCGTCTCTGCCGCAGGCGGGCCGAGACGGTCCAGTGCATTGGCAATCCGTTCGAGAAGTGGCCTTATTGCTTCAGCGTCGCTCATTTGCCGTCCAACGGGCTATCTATCGGAAACAGCGTGTTTAATCGCTGCGCTCGCCGATGCCAACGGCAAAGCGCGGCGCCGCTCTGTGGTTGCAAATGGGCTCCCGGACACTATAGTCCGCCCGAATTTGATTGAGCGCTTCCCTGAGGCCAACGGGCTCGGGGCAGGGGTGCTTATTCCAATCTCATCCAGAGGATTCCACCAGCCAATGTTCACGACACCCGCGTTTGCGCAAGCCGCCGCCTCAAGCCCCTTGGAGCCCTTCGGCGGCCTGCTGATCCCGATGCTGCTGATGCTCGCGATCTTCTATTTCTTCCTGATCCGCCCGCAGTCGCAGCGCGCCAAGGAGCTTCGCGAGCGCGTGAACGCCGTCCGCCGGGGCGATACAGTCATCACGTCCGGCGGTATGGTCGGCAAAGTGCTGAAGGTTTCCGATACGAGCGACGAGATCGAGGTCGAACTCGCCGAAAACCTCCGGGTACGAGTCGTCAAAAGCACGCTGCTTGAGGTCCGCTCGAAGGGCGAACCTGTCAAAGACGCAACGTGATTTGAGCACCGATTGCGTGCGATTATAAGCGTGCGACCCTTGCACGGCCGTGCCTTGCCCGCACATGTAAAAATTTGAGATCCTTGCCATGCTGCACTTCACCCGCTGGAAAATCATCGCCGCACTGCTGACCTGCCTCGCCGGCTTCCTGGTGGCGCTGCCGAACTTCTTCCCGAAGGAAACGGTGCAGTCGTGGCCGTCTTTCATGCCGAAAAAGCAATTGACGCTCGGCCTCGACTTGCAGGGCGGCGCGCATCTGCTGCTCGCCATGGACCAGGACGAAATCAAGAAGGACTGGATCAACAACCTTCGGGATGAAGCGCGCAAGGAGCTCCGGGATGCCAAGATCGGTTTCACCGGCATCGGTACGCAAGGCCTGACGCAACTCGTCATCAAGCTCGCGAAGCCTGAAGAACAGGCTGCCGCCATCAAGGCGCTTCATAAAGTCAGGCAGCCGATCGGCAACGCGTTGCTCGGCACGGGCGCTTACGACGTTGACGTCTTGGAAGGACCGGATCCCGGAACGGTCATCCTCAAGGAAAGCGAGCAGGGGCTCCGGCAGCGCATCGCAAACGCGGCTTCCGCGTCGATTGAAACCATCAACCGGCGCGTCAACAATCTCGGAACGTCGGAATCGACCATCGTCCGCCAGGGCACCGACCGCATCCTCATCCAGTTTCCTGGATTGAAGGACACCAAGGAACTCAAGAAGCTCATCGGTGAGACGGCGAAGCTGACGTTCCACGAGGTACATCCGTCCATTTCGGCGGAAGAAGCCAGAATGACCAAGATCCCGACGGGCTATAAGATCTATCCCAGCGACAAGGGAGAAGGCGGCGGCGAGTTCCTACTGCGCGAGCAGCCCGTTGTGCAGGGATCGGATCTTGCCGACGCGCAGCCGGGATTCGACAGCCGCAACGGCGAGCCGGTTATCAACTTCCGGTTCAATCAGATCGGCGCCCGCAAGTTCGGCAACTTCACGAAGGACCACGTCGGTCGGCCGTTCGCCATTGTGCTCGACGACAAGGTGCTTTCCGCGCCCGTCATCCGCGAGCCGATTCTCGGCGGATCGGGACAGATCTCGGGCAACTTCACGGTCGAGGGGACGAATACGCTTGCCGTTCAGTTGCGGTCGGGCTCGCTTCCGACCAAGCTCACGATCGTCGAGGAGCGGACGGTCGGACCGTCGCTCGGCGCCGACTCGATCGCTGCCGGCAAGCTCGCCGGCATCATCGGCGGTGTCGCCGTCGTTTTGTTGACTATCCTTGCCTACGGAACATTCGGCATCTTCGCGTGCGTCGGCCTCGTCGTGCACTTGATGCTGACGCTGGCGCTGATGACGCTCATCGGCTCGACGCTGACGCTGCCGGGTATTGCCGGTCTCGTTCTGGGCGTTGCCATGGCAGTCGATGCCAACGTGTTGATCTACGAACGCATCCGCGAGGAGCTGCGCGTCGGCAAGATGCCCGTTGCGGCCATCGATGCCGGATTCCAGCGTGCTTTCGTGACAATCGCGGACAGCCAGCTGACCACGCTTGCCTGCGCCCTGATCATGTTCTGGCTGGGCTCGGGTCCGATCCGTGGCTTCGCCGTGACACTGACGATCGGCATCATGACCTCGATCTTCGCATCGGTGACTGTCGTGCGGCTGCTGATTTCCTTCTGGCTGAAGGCCCAACCCAAGGGCCGCATCGCCGTCGTTCCCGTTTAGGAGACCTGAACTGTGCTTATGAGATTGATTCCGGTCTTCAAGGGCGCCGACTTCTTTCCCCACGACCTGAACCTGCCGTTCATGAAATTCAAGGGGCCGGCGCTGGCACTGTCGATCATCGCGATGGCGATCTCGATTGTGCTTTGCGCAACGATGGGACTGAACTACGGCGTCGACTTCAAAGGCGGTTCGCTGATCGAACTCAAAACGAAAAGCGGCAATGCCGATATCGGTGTGCTGCGTGAGAAGCTGAACAGCATTGGGGTCGGCAACGTCCAGATCCAGGAGTTTGGCACACCCGACGACGTGCTCGTTCGTCTTGAAGAGCAGCCGGGTGGCGAGGCGGCGCAGCAGGCGGCATTGAAGAAGGTCGTCGATGCAACGTCAGCGGATTATGTGGAGCGTCGCGTCGAAGTCGTCGGACCCGCGGTATCGAGCGAATTGCGCATGACGGGCTTCATTGCGGTCGCGGCGGGCATTCTGGCGATCGTGGCTTACGTCTGGTTCCGGTTCGAATGGCAGTTCGCGCTGGGCGCAGTTGTGGCGCTGTCGCACGACGTTCTTGTAACGGCCGGTATCTTCGCGCTGTTTCAGTTCGAGTTCGACCTGTCGACGGTCGCGGCTCTTTTGACCATTCTCGGCTATTCGGTGAACGACACCGTCGTCGTGTCGGACCGTATCCGCGAGAACCTGCGCAAGTTCAAGAAAATGGAACTCAACGAGCTCTTGAACCTGTCGATCAACGAAACGCTGTCGCGCACGATCCTGACCGGCATGACGGCACTCGCGGTGCTCATCTCGCTCTATATTTTCGGCGGCGAGGTGATCCGGAATTTCAACTTCGCGATGCTACTTGGCGTGGTGATCGGAACCTATTCGTCGATCTTCATCGCAGCGCCGCTGCTCGGCTATCTGGGCGTCAAGCGCGATTGGAGTGACATGGCGGCAAAGGCCGTGGCCGCGACAAAGTCGAAAGCCAAGGCCTGAGCCGCGACGGGAGCGGCGCTGCTCCGATGGAAACAGTTCCCCGCTATCCTTACGAGACCGCCGTCACCGCTTATGGTAACGGCGGCTTTCGTTTCGCGGACATGAGCCATCGTGGTTCGATTCTGTGCCTGCCGAGCGGCATTTATGCCTGGAACGCGACAGTGGCCGGCGACCTCCACCCGGGAGACTTCGATTTCGTTCTCGGCTCGCTGGAGCCACCGATCACGCTATTGCTCGGGACCGGAACCGAGCAGGTGTGGCCGGAGCCGAAGATCTACGAGGCGTTTGCGAAAGCCAACATCGGACTCGAACCGATGTCGACGGGCGCGGCAGCCCGTACTTACAACATCCTGATCGCGGAGAAGCGGCGGATCGCGGCGGCGCTGCTCGCGGTTCCCTAAATTCTGAGGTCCTGGAGCAGTTCGTGCGCGATGCCCGCGAAGCGATCGTCAATATCGAGGCCGTGCGCTCAAGCGCACGCCTCAATGCGCCGGATCGCTACTATGCGGCGCTTTTCGCTCCGGCTTCGGTTCGCGGCGATCTGATCGCGCTGGCGGCCTTCGATGGTGAGATCACGCGTATCGCCCAACTGGTCAGCGACGCGGCCCTTGGCGAAATCCGCATTGCGTGGTGGCGGGACGCACTTCTTGGCAGCGAACGCGCGTTCGAGCTTACCGGCAACCCGGTGCTCGATCAGTTCGCGGATGTCGTGCGGCGGCATAAGCTTTCCAACGCTGCGCTCGAAACCTATTTCAATGCGCATATGGATGCGCTTTTTGCCGATCCGCCTGCTGATGATCTCGCACTCAACGAACGCTTCCGCTCCATCGACGGAACGCCGCTTGCGTTCGCGCTGCAAATTTTATACGGGCCGCTCGACGCCGATGCCGACGATCTTATCGGCGCCGCTGGCCGGGCGAGCGGACTGACGCGTATCGCGCTGACCCTTCCATATGCCCTGGCCGCCGGTCGGGCGCCCCTGCCCGAGGCGCGGTCTCCGGCGCCATCCGACATGGACCGGCGTCCCCAAATCGCGTGGTTGGCACAAGAGGCGGGCGCCGCGCTTCAAGCGGTGCGGCGTCAACTTACGGGCAAAACACGGGATTTTACGACTGCTCTCCTACCTCTTGCCCTCATCGAGCCCTATTTTCGCGCTTTGCAGAAGCCTCGACACGAGCCGAGCCGTGACATCGTGGAGATCGCACCGCTCGCTCGTTTGTGGCGCATTGCACGCGCGCATTGGACCGGAGCGCTCTGAGGAGCGGTCGTCTGACGACCAGCGCGAAGGGGGCAGATGATATCTCGTTCGCAAACGACACCGTGCCGCGTCGCGGTCATGTCGCTTTGGCTTATCGCCGTCGGAAGCATTGTTGCGGTCGCCGCGCCGAGCCGTGCCGAGGCGGCTGCTACCGTTGCCTGGCATGTCGAAAATCCATTCCGCTTCTTCACCGATCCGAGAGATACCGAAGTCCATCGGCAGATTTATCGCTCGCTCGGGCCTGACCAGCGAGCTACGCCCGTCCTTTCCGAGGAGCGTGCTCTCCAAAGCGGCGATCCCGACGGCTGGGCGTCGTCGATGTACCGCAAGACGTGCTGGAACAATAACCGCTTCAAGTGCGATGCGTACAAGGATTACATCAATCCGACGAGTCATGCGGTCATCTTCAATGTGCAAGGCGTCGACGACGCCAAGATGCTGTCGTGCACGTGGCTGACCGCTCCGCGCGATGCGGATAAACCGCGCGGCGATGCCGTCACGCAGCCCTGCAGCGAGCCTGCGCGCTTCGTCATTCCTTATCCCAAAGGTGCGATCGTCAGCGTCGAGATCGGCGGTCTTGAGGTTGCGAAAGCCGATGTCCACGTGCGCGATATTCTCGTTGTAGGCATGGGAGACAGTTTCGCGTCCGGCGAAGGCAATCCCGATCTCGCGGTGCGGTTCTCGCGCGAACGCTCGGCCGACTACTCAACCGTCGGCATCTACAGCGGCTTGACCGGCTATCCGG encodes the following:
- a CDS encoding ATP-binding protein, whose amino-acid sequence is MSDAEAIRPLLERIANALDRLGPPAAETPDFGAADAFVWHAESGRFEPVPEVSRVPLCLLKGIDHTAGILLDNTRRFAAGLPANNALLWGARGMGKSSLVKATHADALSCSGGLKLVEIQREDINSLPRCLSFLKAAPYRFIVFCDDLSFDHDDTSYKSLKAVLEGGIEGRPRNVLFYATSNRRHLMPRDMIDNERATAINPGEATEEKVSLSDRFGLWLGFHNASQDDYLAMVRTYVEHFELKIDDKELERDALEWSTTRGGRSGRVAWQYVQDLAGRLKTPIDKV
- the yajC gene encoding preprotein translocase subunit YajC, producing the protein MFTTPAFAQAAASSPLEPFGGLLIPMLLMLAIFYFFLIRPQSQRAKELRERVNAVRRGDTVITSGGMVGKVLKVSDTSDEIEVELAENLRVRVVKSTLLEVRSKGEPVKDAT
- the secD gene encoding protein translocase subunit SecD, producing the protein MLHFTRWKIIAALLTCLAGFLVALPNFFPKETVQSWPSFMPKKQLTLGLDLQGGAHLLLAMDQDEIKKDWINNLRDEARKELRDAKIGFTGIGTQGLTQLVIKLAKPEEQAAAIKALHKVRQPIGNALLGTGAYDVDVLEGPDPGTVILKESEQGLRQRIANAASASIETINRRVNNLGTSESTIVRQGTDRILIQFPGLKDTKELKKLIGETAKLTFHEVHPSISAEEARMTKIPTGYKIYPSDKGEGGGEFLLREQPVVQGSDLADAQPGFDSRNGEPVINFRFNQIGARKFGNFTKDHVGRPFAIVLDDKVLSAPVIREPILGGSGQISGNFTVEGTNTLAVQLRSGSLPTKLTIVEERTVGPSLGADSIAAGKLAGIIGGVAVVLLTILAYGTFGIFACVGLVVHLMLTLALMTLIGSTLTLPGIAGLVLGVAMAVDANVLIYERIREELRVGKMPVAAIDAGFQRAFVTIADSQLTTLACALIMFWLGSGPIRGFAVTLTIGIMTSIFASVTVVRLLISFWLKAQPKGRIAVVPV
- the secF gene encoding protein translocase subunit SecF, whose product is MLMRLIPVFKGADFFPHDLNLPFMKFKGPALALSIIAMAISIVLCATMGLNYGVDFKGGSLIELKTKSGNADIGVLREKLNSIGVGNVQIQEFGTPDDVLVRLEEQPGGEAAQQAALKKVVDATSADYVERRVEVVGPAVSSELRMTGFIAVAAGILAIVAYVWFRFEWQFALGAVVALSHDVLVTAGIFALFQFEFDLSTVAALLTILGYSVNDTVVVSDRIRENLRKFKKMELNELLNLSINETLSRTILTGMTALAVLISLYIFGGEVIRNFNFAMLLGVVIGTYSSIFIAAPLLGYLGVKRDWSDMAAKAVAATKSKAKA
- a CDS encoding Mth938-like domain-containing protein, whose amino-acid sequence is METVPRYPYETAVTAYGNGGFRFADMSHRGSILCLPSGIYAWNATVAGDLHPGDFDFVLGSLEPPITLLLGTGTEQVWPEPKIYEAFAKANIGLEPMSTGAAARTYNILIAEKRRIAAALLAVP
- a CDS encoding squalene/phytoene synthase family protein → MRDAREAIVNIEAVRSSARLNAPDRYYAALFAPASVRGDLIALAAFDGEITRIAQLVSDAALGEIRIAWWRDALLGSERAFELTGNPVLDQFADVVRRHKLSNAALETYFNAHMDALFADPPADDLALNERFRSIDGTPLAFALQILYGPLDADADDLIGAAGRASGLTRIALTLPYALAAGRAPLPEARSPAPSDMDRRPQIAWLAQEAGAALQAVRRQLTGKTRDFTTALLPLALIEPYFRALQKPRHEPSRDIVEIAPLARLWRIARAHWTGAL